One genomic region from Sander lucioperca isolate FBNREF2018 chromosome 3, SLUC_FBN_1.2, whole genome shotgun sequence encodes:
- the irx5a gene encoding iroquois-class homeodomain protein IRX-5a isoform X1 — MAYPQGYLYQPSASLALYSCPAYSTSVISGPRTEELGRSSSGSAFAPYAGSTAFTSASPGYNSHLPYSAADAAAAATFTSYVVSKLKSSPYDHTTGMAGSIGYHPYAAPLGTYPYGDPAYRKNATRDATATLKAWLGEHRKNPYPTKGEKIMLAIITKMTLTQVSTWFANARRRLKKENKMTWTPRNRSEDEEEDENIDLEKNDDDEPKPTDKGDSTDTETDHKLLNPGDIGCDRFKEESHGKDTDPLLSDSELKDQEERTTDLLPDSAKPTTSSPSAVPRGNQTLAEQDKPSDLSHAPGTVTSNVTSVIHSPPSAPKPKLWSLAEIATSSDRCKGSGETPQACPGLGQSAVMGTNASPSRSSPQCPLPNSTVLSRPLYYTSPFYPGYTNYGGSFGHLHSNHGSVTTGSTAHFNGLNQTVLNRAEALVRESQKVRGQTQVDLCKDSPYELKKGMSNI; from the exons ATGGCGTATCCTCAAGGCTACTTGTACCAGCCGTCCGCTTCTCTAGCCCTGTATTCATGTCCTGCGTACAGCACCAGTGTGATATCGGGACCCAGAACCGAGGAACTTGGGAGATCCTCTTCGGGATCTGCTTTTGCACCATATGCCGGATCTACCGCGTTCACCAGCGCCTCGCCAGGCTACAACTCCCACTTACCCTACAGTGCTGCAGACGCGGCAGCAGCTGCCACATTCACCTCGTATGTGGTGAGTAAACTAAAG AGTTCTCCCTATGACCACACTACGGGTATGGCCGGCTCAATAGGATACCACCCTTACGCAGCACCCTTGGGCACCTACCCTTATGGTGACCCAGCATACCGTAAAAACGCAACCCGGGACGCCACTGCCACCCTGAAGGCCTGGCTCGGTGAGCACCGCAAAAATCCCTATCCAACCAAGGGAGAGAAGATCATGCTGGCCATCATCACCAAAATGACCCTCACCCAGGTGTCCACCTGGTTCGCCAACGCCAGGAGGAGGCTAAAGAAGGAGAACAAGATGACCTGGACCCCCCGGAACCGGAgcgaggacgaggaggaggacgagaATATTGATTTGGAGAAAAACGACGACGACGAGCCAAAGCCCACCGACAAGGGAGActccacagacacagaaacag atcATAAACTGCTGAACCCAGGGGACATAGGCTGTGACAGATTTAAAGAGGAGAGCCATGGCAAAGACACGGATCCCCTTCTGAGCGACTCGGAGTTAAAAGACCAGGAGGAGAGGACTACAGACCTCCTGCCGGACTCCGCAAAACCAACCACTTCGTCTCCCTCGGCGGTGCCCCGGGGGAACCAGACCTTAGCGGAACAAGACAAGCCGTCAGATTTGAGCCATGCACCGGGTACGGTGACCAGCAACGTGACCTCTGTTATCCACTCGCCCCCTTCGGCCCCTAAACCCAAACTCTGGTCCCTTGCGGAGATCGCCACGTCCTCAGACAGGTGTAAAGGCAGCGGCGAGACGCCACAGGCCTGCCCTGGTTTGGGTCAGAGCGCAGTAATGGGCACCAACGCGTCTCCATCACGATCCTCCCCTCAGTGTCCGCTCCCCAACAGCACAGTGCTATCCAGGCCCCTGTACTACACCTCCCCTTTCTACCCCGGCTACACGAACTATGGTGGCAGTTTTGGACATCTTCACAGTAACCACGGCTCGGTAACCACGGGCTCCACGGCACATTTCAATGGATTAAACCAGACTGTGTTAAATAGAGCAGAGGCTTTGGTAAGAGAGAGCCAGAAAGTCAGAGGCCAAACGCAGGTAGATCTTTGTAAAGACTCCCCTTATGAACTAAAGAAAGGTATGTCAAACATTTAA
- the irx5a gene encoding iroquois-class homeodomain protein IRX-5a isoform X2: protein MAYPQGYLYQPSASLALYSCPAYSTSVISGPRTEELGRSSSGSAFAPYAGSTAFTSASPGYNSHLPYSAADAAAAATFTSYVSSPYDHTTGMAGSIGYHPYAAPLGTYPYGDPAYRKNATRDATATLKAWLGEHRKNPYPTKGEKIMLAIITKMTLTQVSTWFANARRRLKKENKMTWTPRNRSEDEEEDENIDLEKNDDDEPKPTDKGDSTDTETDHKLLNPGDIGCDRFKEESHGKDTDPLLSDSELKDQEERTTDLLPDSAKPTTSSPSAVPRGNQTLAEQDKPSDLSHAPGTVTSNVTSVIHSPPSAPKPKLWSLAEIATSSDRCKGSGETPQACPGLGQSAVMGTNASPSRSSPQCPLPNSTVLSRPLYYTSPFYPGYTNYGGSFGHLHSNHGSVTTGSTAHFNGLNQTVLNRAEALVRESQKVRGQTQVDLCKDSPYELKKGMSNI from the exons ATGGCGTATCCTCAAGGCTACTTGTACCAGCCGTCCGCTTCTCTAGCCCTGTATTCATGTCCTGCGTACAGCACCAGTGTGATATCGGGACCCAGAACCGAGGAACTTGGGAGATCCTCTTCGGGATCTGCTTTTGCACCATATGCCGGATCTACCGCGTTCACCAGCGCCTCGCCAGGCTACAACTCCCACTTACCCTACAGTGCTGCAGACGCGGCAGCAGCTGCCACATTCACCTCGTATGTG AGTTCTCCCTATGACCACACTACGGGTATGGCCGGCTCAATAGGATACCACCCTTACGCAGCACCCTTGGGCACCTACCCTTATGGTGACCCAGCATACCGTAAAAACGCAACCCGGGACGCCACTGCCACCCTGAAGGCCTGGCTCGGTGAGCACCGCAAAAATCCCTATCCAACCAAGGGAGAGAAGATCATGCTGGCCATCATCACCAAAATGACCCTCACCCAGGTGTCCACCTGGTTCGCCAACGCCAGGAGGAGGCTAAAGAAGGAGAACAAGATGACCTGGACCCCCCGGAACCGGAgcgaggacgaggaggaggacgagaATATTGATTTGGAGAAAAACGACGACGACGAGCCAAAGCCCACCGACAAGGGAGActccacagacacagaaacag atcATAAACTGCTGAACCCAGGGGACATAGGCTGTGACAGATTTAAAGAGGAGAGCCATGGCAAAGACACGGATCCCCTTCTGAGCGACTCGGAGTTAAAAGACCAGGAGGAGAGGACTACAGACCTCCTGCCGGACTCCGCAAAACCAACCACTTCGTCTCCCTCGGCGGTGCCCCGGGGGAACCAGACCTTAGCGGAACAAGACAAGCCGTCAGATTTGAGCCATGCACCGGGTACGGTGACCAGCAACGTGACCTCTGTTATCCACTCGCCCCCTTCGGCCCCTAAACCCAAACTCTGGTCCCTTGCGGAGATCGCCACGTCCTCAGACAGGTGTAAAGGCAGCGGCGAGACGCCACAGGCCTGCCCTGGTTTGGGTCAGAGCGCAGTAATGGGCACCAACGCGTCTCCATCACGATCCTCCCCTCAGTGTCCGCTCCCCAACAGCACAGTGCTATCCAGGCCCCTGTACTACACCTCCCCTTTCTACCCCGGCTACACGAACTATGGTGGCAGTTTTGGACATCTTCACAGTAACCACGGCTCGGTAACCACGGGCTCCACGGCACATTTCAATGGATTAAACCAGACTGTGTTAAATAGAGCAGAGGCTTTGGTAAGAGAGAGCCAGAAAGTCAGAGGCCAAACGCAGGTAGATCTTTGTAAAGACTCCCCTTATGAACTAAAGAAAGGTATGTCAAACATTTAA